One region of Populus trichocarpa isolate Nisqually-1 chromosome 4, P.trichocarpa_v4.1, whole genome shotgun sequence genomic DNA includes:
- the LOC7479054 gene encoding MYB-like transcription factor ETC1 yields the protein MACSGHTSDNTNQDTKAAKSNQDSNLQDFSEDEENLIARMFGLVGKRWSLIAGRIPGRTAEEIEKYWTSKYRSSKER from the exons ATGGCTTGCTCGGGTCACACCTCAGATAACACAAATCAAGATACCAAGG CTGCAAAGAGTAATCAAGACTCCAACCTGCAGGATTTCTCTGAAGATGAAGAGAATCTCATTGCTAGAATGTTTGGCTTGGTTGGGAAGAG ATGGTCACTAATTGCTGGGAGAATACCAGGAAGAACAGCAGAGGAGATTGAGAAGTATTGGACTTCAAAGTATAGATCATCAAAGGAAAGATGA
- the LOC7458526 gene encoding peroxidase 42, which yields MDAKALFFFALLSFSAVSVRPALAENEEDPGLVMNFYKDTCPQAEDIVKEQVRLLYKRHKNTAFSWLRNIFHDCAVQSCDASLLLDSTRRTLSEKETDRSFGLRNFRYFDDIKEAVERECPGVVSCADILVLSARDGIVSLGGPHIPLKTGRRDGRKSRADVIEDYLPDHNESISVVLDRFASMGIDTPGLVALLGAHSVGRTHCVKLVHRLYPEVDPALNPDHVEHMLYKCPDSIPDPKAVQYVRNDRGTPMVLDNNYYRNILDNKGLLIVDHQLATDKRTKPYVKKMAKSQDYFFKEFSRAITILSENNPLTGTKGEIRKQCTVANKHH from the exons atggatgcCAAAGCTCTCTTCTTCTTTGCCTTGTTGTCCTTCTCAGCTGTGTCGGTCAGGCCGGCATTAGCAGAAAATGAAGAAGACCCTGGTCTTGTTATGAACTTTTACAAGGATACATGCCCTCAAGCTGAGGACATTGTCAAAGAACAAGTTAGACTCCTTTACAAGAGACACAAAAACACTGCATTTTCTTGGCTAAGAAACATCTTCCATGACTGTGCTGTTCAG TCATGTGATGCTTCACTGCTGCTGGACTCAACAAGGAGGACCTTGTCCGAGAAGGAGACAGACAGGAGCTTTGGCCTCAGGAACTTTAGATACTTTGACGATATCAAAGAAGCTGTTGAAAGAGAGTGTCCTGGAGTCGTTTCCTGTGCTGATATTCTTGTCCTGTCTGCTAGAGATGGCATTGTTTCG CTAGGAGGACCTCATATCCCTCTCAAAACTGGAAGAAGGGATGGCAGGAAGAGCAGAGCAGATGTGATCGAGGACTATCTCCCAGACCACAATGAAAGCATATCTGTTGTTCTTGACAGGTTTGCTTCCATGGGTATTGACACCCCTGGACTGGTTGCCTTGCTAg GAGCTCACAGTGTTGGGAGAACTCACTGTGTGAAGCTGGTGCACCGTTTGTACCCGGAAGTTGACCCAGCACTAAACCCTGACCATGTTGAGCACATGCTTTACAAGTGCCCTGATTCAATCCCAGACCCTAAAGCTGTCCAATATGTGAGGAATGACAGAGGCACACCCATGGTTCTAGACAACAACTACTACAGAAACATATTGGACAACAAGGGCTTGTTGATAGTGGATCACCAACTAGCCACTGACAAGAGAACTAAGCCTTACGTGAAGAAAATGGCCAAGAGTCAGGATTACTTCTTTAAGGAGTTTTCTAGGGCTATCACCATTCTTTCTGAGAACAACCCACTCACCGGTACCAAGGGTGAGATCAGAAAGCAGTGCACTGTTGCAAACAAGCACCACTAG
- the LOC7458525 gene encoding tRNA wybutosine-synthesizing protein 2/3/4: MEFEKRKAATLSSLASSKTDKSPKGTVDTHLIPLINTINSHPSYFTTSSCSGRISILSQPKWNPTPPTSKKKARGGSWLFISHDLANPNSLLPLLFPSESTEFTTESASSADGPSESAAGLVTELVFRFEPLIIAVECRDIEAAQFLVSFAIKSGFRESGITSANNKRVIVGIRCSIRMEVPLGDSDRILVSEEYVKFLVDVANQKMEANWKRTQGFLSGLIDNGFQRHTVSENGERRDGDDDQSERTANGDAHIGMVGGGEKAADCSLPVSSILVAGESVEKLFLWGHSACVLDNGSNKSVLVFGGFGGIGRHARRNDCFLLDPFNGKLKANDVEGAPSPRLGHTASLVADLVFIIGGRADPSSILNDVWVLNTANMEWKLIQCTGSVFSSRHRHSAAVVGSNIYVYGGLNNNDTILSSLHVFNTGNLQWKEVLGDGERPCARHSHSMLAYGSKVFVFGGYNGERALGDLYSFDVQTCMWKLEKTAGRSPHARFSHSMFVYKDFLGVIGGCPVGQHFQELALLDLQSHTWKQVTLDYIGKELLVRTTANVVGDDLVIIGGGAACYAFGTKFSKPFKVNLLPLVPLGDKLMPTEKNVNFRVSHAENAEALTQSPVMNFEAEKHQLVSYNRVLKLEKKYAKMGKDILKNFGWLDLGRKVYTKEDGLHICFPITEKFSAMFLKKHDQDVDVFEQGNDTFVCKLFTGGGILLNEVSCSTALNFLKKCGATNLANEVGEVRKSSKSPFQTMNESIALLIKQKDLAETLLEQLPNRWERLGDIVVLPATSFKDPIWDSISKELWPIVAKSLNTRRVARQGRVASTGTRDSTLEILVGDNGWVDHRENGILYSFDATKCMFSWGNLSEKLRMGNLECKDEVIVDLFAGIGYFTLPFLVRAKAKLVYACEWNPHAVEALRRNLEVNSVSDRCIVLEGDNRMTAPKGIANRVCLGLLPTSEDSWATAVRALRSEGGMLHVHGNVKDSQESLWTAHVLKSIDEIARFEGHCWEVSIEHVERVKWYAPHIRHLVADVRCSSF, translated from the exons atggagtttgaGAAGAGAAAAGCAGCAACGTTAAGCTCACTGGCATCCTCAAAGACAGATAAGTCACCAAAAGGAACGGTAGACACCCACTTAATCCCACTCATCAACACCATCAACTCTCACCCTTCTTACTTCACCACAAGTTCCTGCTCCGGCCGTATCTCTATCCTCTCCCAACCGAAATGGAACCCAACACCACCCACCAGTAAGAAGAAAGCACGTGGAGGATCCTGGCTCTTCATCTCCCACGACCTGGCCAATCCCAACTCTCTCCTCCCCCTGCTCTTCCCCTCTGAGTCGACCGAGTTTACCACTGAGTCTGCCAGTTCAGCAGATGGGCCCTCCGAATCAGCAGCTGGTTTGGTAACCGAGTTGGTGTTCCGGTTCGAGCCATTGATTATTGCTGTGGAGTGTAGAGACATTGAAGCTGCACAATTTTTGGTGTCTTTTGCTATAAAGAGTGGGTTTAGAGAGTCAGGGATTACAAGTGCTAATAACAAGAGGGTTATTGTGGGGATCAGGTGTTCTATAAGAATGGAGGTCCCTTTAGGTGATAGTGATAGGATTTTGGTGTCAGAAGAGTATGTGAAGTTTCTTGTTGACGTGGCGAATCAGAAAATGGAAGCTAACTGGAAGAGAACTCAAGGGTTTTTGAGTGGTTTAATAGACAATGGGTTTCAGAGGCATACAGTTTCAGAGAATGGTGAGCGTCGAGATGGGGATGATGATCAGTCGGAGAGAACAGCAAATGGGGATGCTCATATTG GGATGgtaggaggaggagaaaaggcTGCTGATTGCAGTTTACCTGTTTCTTCGATCCTAGTTGCTGGTGAATCTGTAGAGAAGCTTTTCCTTTGGGGCCACTCTGCTTGTGTATTGGATAATGGAAGCAATAAAAGTGTTCTGGTATTTGGTGGTTTTGGAGGGATTGGAAGGCATGCCCGGagaaatgattgttttttgctTGATCCGTTCAATGGCAAGTTAAAAGCAAATGATGTTGAGGGTGCACCATCTCCGCGATTGGGTCACACGGCTTCTTTGGTTgctgatttagtttttattattggagGCAGAGCTGATCCTTCTAGCATTCTGAATGATGTATGGGTTCTAAATACAGCTAATATGGAATGGAAGCTGATACAATGCACTGGCAGTGTTTTCTCTTCAAG GCATCGGCATTCAGCAGCAGTAGTTGGCTCAAACATATATGTATATGGTGGGCTTAACAACAATGATACAATCTTATCATCCTTGCATGTTTTTAACACTGGAAATCTGCAATGGAAAGAAGTCTTGGGTGATGGGGAACGACCATGTGCTCGTCATTCTCACTCAATGCTAGCATATGGGTCTAAAGTATTCGTGTTTGGAGGATACAATGGTGAGAGAGCTCTTGGAGATTTATACAGTTTTGATGTCCAAACATGCATGTGGAAGTTAGAAAAGACAGCTGGAAGAAGTCCACATGCTAGATTTTCCCACTCAATGTTTGTCTACAAGGATTTTCTTGGAGTCATTGGTGGTTGCCCTGTTGGACAACATTTCCAAGAGTTGGCATTGCTTGATCTGCAGTCCCATACATGGAAACAAGTAACACTTGATTATATTGGCAAAGAGTTGCTTGTGCGAACTACAGCCAATGTTGTTGGTGATGATCTTGTTATCATTGGGGGTGGTGCAGCTTGTTATGCATTTGGAACAAAATTCAGCAAGCCATTTAAAGTCAACTTGCTTCCACTGGTACCTTTAGGAGACAAACTTATGCCAACAGAGAAGAATGTCAACTTTAGAGTTTCTCATGCTGAAAATGCAGAGGCTTTAACTCAGAGTCCTGTCATGAACTTTGAGGCTGAGAAACATCAGTTGGTTTCTTATAACCGGGTACTAAAACTTGAAAAGAAGTATGCGAAAATGGGGAAAGACATACTGAAGAATTTTGGATGGTTAGATCTTGGGAGGAAGGTTTATACTAAGGAGGATGGGTTACATATTTGTTTTCCTATCACAGAAAAATTCTCTGCCATGTTTCTGAAAAAGCATGATCAGGATGTGGATGTGTTTGAACAGGGGAATGATACTTTTGTATGTAAACTATTTACAGGAGGAGGAATTTTGTTAAATGAGGTGTCCTGTTCAACAGCCTTGAACTTCCTTAAGAAATGTGGTGCCACTAATTTAGCAAATGAGGTTGGTGAAGTTAGAAAATCTTCCAAATCTCCCTTTCAAACAATGAATGAATCGATTGCCTTGTTGATTAAACAGAAAGACCTAGCAGAAACACTATTAGAGCAGCTGCCAAACAG GTGGGAACGACTTGGGGATATTGTGGTGCTTCCAGCAACATCCTTCAAGGATCCAATATGGGACTCAATCAGCAAGGAGCTTTGGCCTATCGTAGCCAAATCACTTAATACTCGCCGTGTTGCTCGCCAA GGGCGAGTTGCATCCACTGGAACAAGGGACAGTACTTTGGAGATTCTGGTAGGAGATAATGGGTGGGTTGATCATCGAGAAAATGGAATTCTCTATTCCTTTGATGCTACCAAGTGCATGTTCTCCTGGGGTAATCTTTCTGAGAAGCTTCGTATGGGAAATCTGGAGTGCAAAGATGAGGTTATAGTGGATTTATTTGCTGGAATAGGATATTTCACATTGCCATTTCTTGTCAG GGCCAAAGCAAAACTAGTTTATGCTTGTGAATGGAATCCTCATGCTGTTGAGGCACTCAGACGTAATCTTGAAGTAAATTCTGTCTCTGATCGATGTATTGTACTTGAAGGAGATAATAGGATGACAGCTCCTAAG GGAATTGCTAATCGAGTTTGTCTTGGTCTTCTTCCAACAAGTGAGGACAGTTGGGCTACTGCTGTTAGGGCATTAAG GAGCGAGGGTGGGATGTTACATGTGCACGGGAATGTGAAGGACTCACAGGAGTCTTTGTGGACCGCACATGTTTTGAAATCTATTGATGAAATAGCTAGATTCGAAG GTCATTGTTGGGAGGTCTCAATAGAACATGTGGAACGAGTAAAATGGTATGCCCCTCACATCCGCCACCTAGTTGCAGATGTGAGGTGCAGCAGCTTCTAA